From Methylobacterium radiodurans, a single genomic window includes:
- a CDS encoding PAS domain S-box protein, whose protein sequence is MRPARVEEDGRLAALAAFDILDTPPERGFDDIVNLARRLCAAPVALVSLVDRDRQWFKARAGFPSCETDLDRSVCKFVLAEPGVLQIPDLTRDARTRANPLVTGEPRLRFYAGAPLRTPEGQVLGSLCVIDHVPRPGGLSPEQVADLEALARQVMDQLLLRRSLSDRDRAGRQGEAVAVTLAGVAAAGGDLDESFRAVLAGAMRAVPAAEAGTVEIREGDSLVYRAVTAGLATHLGLRVPLRGSLAGACYREGVPLLVPDVLGDDRVEPELAKRLRQRSCMLVPVRRGGVVVGVLKLQSSRPDAFAEEDLQVLGVLAGSVASGLAEAGERAANRAAALTEYRRRAVFDSAQDYAIILLDLDGRITDWNAGATRILGWRPEEMCGETADAFFTPEDRRDGIPAMEMQSALETGTGVDERWHLRRDGERFWANGEMMVLRDEAGAAIGFVKILRDRTEQKEAAARLQESQDRYRLAARATNDAIWDWNLATNHVLWNEALTEAYGHAPETVEPTGDWWIAQVHPEDRNRIDASIHAVIDGAGTTWTEEYRFRRADGSYAHVLDRGHVMRDADGRACRMIGAMLDLTARKRAEDALRTSERRLGLERGLLEAIFRQAPVGISIAGAEAGRPSSLNAKAEEILGHGLGTEGDARYVSYGALHPDGRRYEPNEYPTLRALRKGETVRGEEMRYRNAETGELRLLEVSSGPVRDDEGAIQAAVTVLVDVGDQRRADAETRRLAALVEQSQDFIGLAAHDGSVDFVNEAGRRLIGLPDLAAARAMPIVNYFVPEERARVLDEVLPAVERDGFWEGELNFRHVVTGAAVPVLYNLFPVRDAGGRKLGYGTVTRDLTEQKKARQALQASEATLRAVLDTVPVGILFAEAPSGRIVAGNRRLEEIFRHPVLPSPDAESYGEWVAFHEDGRPVAPEEYPLSRLIREGVEHAEMRCEYQRGDGTRLWIEIAGAPMRDDAGVVVGAVVAVADIDTRRRAEERQDLLNQELSHRMKNLLAMVQAIAASTLRGATDMDAAREVLGSRLVALGKAHDVLLGGAAESASLAAVVREGVGVQESAGRRVAFTGPDVEIGGKAALSLALTLHELTTNAVKYGALSVPGGKVAVTASLIGPEDAPRLRIAWTERGGPPVVPPSRKGFGSRLIERGLTAQVNANLSLDYRPEGVACVVEASLADFQEVA, encoded by the coding sequence ATGCGTCCCGCCCGGGTCGAGGAAGATGGGCGGCTAGCCGCGCTCGCCGCCTTCGACATCCTCGACACGCCGCCCGAGCGCGGCTTCGACGACATCGTCAACCTCGCGCGCCGCCTCTGCGCCGCGCCCGTCGCCCTGGTTAGCTTGGTCGACCGCGACCGCCAGTGGTTCAAGGCGCGCGCAGGCTTCCCATCCTGCGAGACCGACCTCGACCGCTCGGTGTGCAAGTTCGTCCTGGCCGAACCGGGCGTCCTACAGATCCCGGACCTGACGCGCGACGCGCGCACCCGCGCCAACCCGCTGGTGACCGGCGAGCCGCGTCTGCGCTTCTACGCCGGCGCGCCCCTTCGCACGCCCGAGGGGCAGGTGCTCGGCAGCCTGTGCGTGATCGACCATGTCCCGCGCCCGGGGGGGCTCTCTCCGGAACAGGTTGCGGACCTGGAGGCGCTCGCCCGCCAGGTCATGGACCAGCTCCTGCTGCGCCGTTCGCTGTCGGACCGCGACCGCGCCGGGCGCCAGGGGGAGGCTGTCGCCGTGACCCTGGCCGGCGTCGCGGCGGCGGGCGGCGACCTCGATGAGAGCTTCCGGGCCGTGCTTGCGGGTGCGATGCGCGCCGTCCCCGCCGCCGAGGCCGGCACGGTCGAGATCCGCGAGGGGGATTCCCTGGTCTATCGCGCCGTCACGGCTGGCCTTGCGACGCATCTCGGCCTTCGCGTCCCGCTTCGGGGAAGCCTCGCGGGTGCCTGCTACCGGGAAGGCGTCCCTCTCCTTGTCCCCGATGTCCTGGGCGATGACCGGGTCGAGCCCGAACTGGCCAAGCGGCTTCGCCAGCGCTCGTGCATGCTGGTGCCCGTTCGCCGCGGCGGTGTCGTGGTCGGCGTCCTGAAGCTGCAATCGAGCCGCCCGGACGCCTTCGCCGAGGAGGACCTGCAGGTTCTCGGCGTTCTCGCCGGTTCCGTCGCCTCCGGCCTTGCCGAGGCCGGCGAGCGCGCCGCTAACCGAGCGGCAGCCCTGACCGAGTACCGGCGTCGAGCGGTGTTCGACAGCGCGCAGGACTACGCCATCATCCTGCTCGACCTCGACGGCCGGATCACGGACTGGAACGCGGGCGCGACCCGCATCCTCGGTTGGCGTCCCGAGGAGATGTGCGGCGAGACCGCCGACGCGTTCTTCACGCCGGAGGACCGGCGCGACGGCATCCCGGCCATGGAGATGCAGTCCGCCCTGGAGACGGGCACCGGCGTCGACGAGCGCTGGCACCTGCGCCGCGACGGGGAGCGCTTCTGGGCCAACGGCGAGATGATGGTGCTGCGCGACGAGGCCGGCGCGGCCATCGGCTTCGTGAAGATCCTGCGTGACCGGACGGAGCAGAAGGAGGCCGCCGCCCGCCTGCAGGAAAGCCAGGACCGCTACCGGCTGGCGGCGCGCGCGACCAACGACGCGATCTGGGACTGGAACCTCGCAACCAACCACGTCCTGTGGAACGAGGCCCTGACCGAGGCCTACGGCCATGCACCCGAGACGGTCGAGCCGACCGGCGATTGGTGGATTGCGCAGGTCCATCCCGAGGACCGCAACCGCATCGACGCCTCGATCCACGCCGTCATCGACGGCGCTGGCACGACCTGGACGGAAGAGTACCGCTTCCGGCGCGCCGACGGCTCCTACGCGCACGTGCTCGACCGCGGCCACGTCATGCGCGACGCAGACGGCCGGGCCTGTCGCATGATCGGCGCGATGCTCGACCTGACCGCGCGCAAGCGGGCCGAGGACGCCCTGCGCACGAGCGAGCGCCGCCTAGGGCTCGAACGGGGACTGCTGGAGGCGATCTTCCGCCAAGCCCCCGTTGGCATCTCCATCGCCGGGGCCGAGGCCGGAAGGCCATCGTCCTTGAACGCCAAGGCCGAGGAGATCCTCGGCCACGGGCTCGGGACCGAGGGCGACGCCCGGTACGTCTCCTACGGCGCCCTGCATCCGGACGGTCGCCGGTACGAGCCCAACGAATACCCCACCCTCCGCGCCCTGCGGAAGGGCGAGACGGTGCGGGGCGAGGAGATGCGCTATCGCAACGCCGAGACGGGCGAGCTGCGCCTCTTGGAGGTGTCGAGCGGACCCGTGCGTGACGACGAGGGCGCGATCCAGGCCGCGGTGACCGTGCTGGTCGACGTCGGGGACCAGCGCCGGGCCGATGCCGAGACGCGCCGCCTCGCCGCCCTAGTAGAGCAGAGCCAGGACTTCATCGGCCTGGCGGCGCACGACGGAAGCGTTGACTTCGTCAACGAGGCCGGCCGGCGCCTCATCGGCCTGCCCGACCTCGCGGCGGCCAGGGCCATGCCCATCGTGAACTACTTCGTGCCGGAGGAGCGCGCGCGCGTCCTCGACGAGGTGCTGCCGGCGGTCGAGCGGGACGGCTTCTGGGAGGGCGAACTGAATTTCCGGCACGTGGTCACCGGGGCTGCGGTCCCGGTCCTGTACAACCTCTTCCCCGTGCGCGACGCCGGCGGGCGCAAGCTCGGCTACGGCACCGTCACGCGCGACCTCACGGAACAGAAGAAGGCGCGCCAGGCCCTGCAAGCCAGCGAGGCGACGCTGCGCGCCGTGCTCGACACGGTACCGGTCGGCATCCTGTTCGCGGAAGCGCCGTCCGGCCGCATCGTCGCCGGCAATCGGCGATTGGAGGAGATCTTCCGCCATCCCGTGCTGCCTTCGCCCGACGCCGAGAGCTACGGCGAATGGGTCGCCTTCCACGAGGACGGCCGCCCGGTTGCTCCGGAGGAGTACCCGCTCAGCCGCCTCATCCGGGAAGGTGTCGAGCACGCGGAGATGCGCTGCGAGTACCAGCGCGGCGACGGCACCCGGCTCTGGATCGAGATCGCGGGTGCGCCGATGCGCGATGACGCCGGCGTGGTGGTCGGCGCGGTCGTGGCGGTCGCCGACATTGACACCCGCCGCCGGGCCGAGGAACGGCAGGACCTGCTCAACCAGGAGCTCTCGCACCGGATGAAGAACCTGCTGGCGATGGTGCAGGCCATCGCCGCCTCGACCCTGCGCGGCGCCACCGACATGGACGCCGCGCGCGAGGTCCTCGGCAGCCGGCTGGTCGCGCTCGGCAAGGCGCACGACGTGCTCCTCGGCGGCGCCGCTGAGAGCGCCTCCCTGGCGGCGGTGGTCCGGGAAGGCGTCGGCGTCCAGGAATCGGCGGGGCGGCGCGTCGCGTTCACGGGACCGGACGTCGAGATCGGCGGCAAGGCCGCGCTGTCCCTGGCCCTGACCCTGCACGAGCTGACCACGAACGCGGTCAAGTATGGCGCGCTGTCGGTGCCAGGCGGCAAGGTCGCCGTGACGGCCTCGCTGATCGGGCCTGAAGACGCGCCGCGCCTGCGCATCGCCTGGACCGAGCGCGGCGGCCCGCCGGTCGTGCCGCCATCGCGAAAGGGGTTCGGGTCACGGCTGATCGAGCGCGGTCTCACGGCGCAGGTCAACGCCAACCTCTCGCTCGATTACCGCCCGGAGGGTGTGGCGTGCGTCGTCGAGGCGTCGTTGGCCGATTTCCAGGAGGTCGCTTGA
- a CDS encoding response regulator: MTDRRNEGSGGPLPLAMTDALPAKTALVVEDEMLFRLEVRDLLEAEGYAVVEAGNAAQALERLDGTVTLMITDVRMPGTMDGLALAREVTRRRSDVAVVVVSAQVTPRPEALPGHVPFVERPFIESRFHAAIDRAVSARTESR; the protein is encoded by the coding sequence TTGACGGACCGGCGCAACGAAGGGTCGGGCGGGCCGTTGCCGCTTGCCATGACCGATGCCCTGCCCGCGAAGACGGCCCTGGTGGTCGAGGACGAGATGCTCTTCCGCCTGGAGGTCCGCGATCTCCTCGAAGCGGAGGGCTACGCCGTGGTCGAGGCCGGCAATGCCGCCCAGGCGCTGGAACGTCTGGACGGCACGGTCACCCTGATGATCACCGATGTGCGCATGCCGGGCACGATGGACGGCCTGGCGCTCGCGCGCGAGGTCACCCGCCGTCGGTCGGACGTGGCCGTCGTCGTCGTGTCGGCACAAGTGACTCCTCGCCCCGAGGCCTTGCCCGGGCACGTTCCCTTCGTCGAACGCCCATTCATTGAAAGCCGCTTCCACGCCGCCATCGACCGGGCCGTGTCGGCGAGGACCGAAAGCCGATGA
- a CDS encoding PAS domain S-box protein: protein MSIEDLRGEVERLRRRESELLAEVARLRAGREPHAPSTASEAGVGTLRPDLLFTAADKTRMAMIVTDPNLPDNPIVFANRAFLELSGYAAEELIGRNCRFLQGPETDPAHVARIRDAIAARRDVVVELLNYRRDGSPFVNELYVSPVFGPHGELLFFFGSQLDLTRFREQEGNAVRRGASFRSLLEDGDAGFCIIEMRFDGEGRAEDYRFVEVNAAFERQSGLANAEGRWMRELEPELEQHWFDTYGEVARTGRDARFRGAASRLGRVFDVHAVRIGSQVQNRVAVLFEDATARQEGEERREARNRDNLVERDLVWRTSRDLLVVCDLDGSIRAVGPAWTETLGWPAGSLVGVRIDSLVHADDQEAASSAFEMLRAGLPLSDLDLRFRTADGGHRWISWNAIPQGAPCGD, encoded by the coding sequence ATGAGCATCGAGGATCTTCGGGGGGAGGTCGAGCGGCTGCGCCGGCGCGAGAGCGAGTTGCTGGCGGAGGTCGCCCGCCTGCGTGCCGGTCGGGAACCGCACGCACCTTCGACCGCCAGCGAGGCCGGCGTCGGGACCCTCAGGCCCGATCTGCTGTTCACCGCCGCCGACAAGACGCGGATGGCGATGATCGTCACCGACCCGAACCTCCCCGACAACCCCATCGTTTTCGCCAACCGCGCCTTCCTGGAACTCTCCGGCTACGCGGCGGAGGAGTTGATCGGACGCAACTGCCGCTTCCTCCAGGGTCCGGAGACCGACCCGGCCCACGTCGCCCGCATCCGGGATGCCATCGCGGCACGGCGGGACGTGGTCGTAGAGTTGTTGAACTACCGGCGCGACGGCAGCCCCTTCGTCAACGAACTCTACGTCAGCCCGGTCTTCGGCCCGCACGGCGAGCTGCTGTTCTTCTTCGGCAGCCAGCTCGACCTCACGCGTTTCCGTGAGCAGGAGGGCAACGCCGTCCGGCGGGGCGCCTCCTTCCGCAGCCTGCTGGAGGACGGCGATGCCGGGTTTTGCATCATCGAGATGCGGTTCGACGGGGAAGGCCGGGCCGAGGACTACCGCTTCGTCGAGGTCAACGCCGCCTTCGAGCGCCAATCCGGGCTCGCGAACGCCGAGGGCCGCTGGATGCGCGAGCTCGAACCCGAGCTTGAGCAGCACTGGTTCGACACCTACGGCGAGGTCGCCCGCACGGGACGCGACGCGCGGTTCAGGGGCGCGGCGTCCCGGCTGGGGCGCGTGTTCGACGTGCATGCGGTGCGCATCGGCAGCCAGGTACAGAACCGGGTCGCCGTGCTGTTCGAGGACGCCACCGCCAGGCAGGAGGGCGAGGAGCGGCGGGAGGCCCGGAACCGCGACAACCTGGTCGAACGCGACCTGGTCTGGCGGACGAGCCGCGACCTGCTCGTCGTCTGTGATCTCGACGGGAGTATCCGCGCCGTCGGCCCGGCCTGGACCGAGACGCTCGGCTGGCCGGCCGGCAGCCTCGTCGGGGTGCGTATCGACAGCCTCGTGCATGCGGACGACCAGGAGGCCGCGTCAAGCGCCTTCGAGATGTTGCGTGCCGGCCTGCCCCTCTCCGACCTGGACCTCCGCTTCAGGACGGCGGACGGCGGCCACCGCTGGATCTCGTGGAACGCCATCCCGCAGGGCGCGCCATGCGGCGACTAA
- a CDS encoding site-specific integrase encodes MGRMKFVQRRAGRYEFRFPLPDDLAGKPVPPPWPETLTAFVNARAGRFKTELVRSLQTNDGRTADRRVLAHIAEAHRLVDQARRFLRDGPAAGISADQIAALARDHEIHLLATDETIRAKGVGLDMAHEDGQGHHDGLGMTADDLHAYQILVDELDRHTRQQAAQMRAGESTSAFVNRAVEARGVILSPDDPAWRQLELAFVKAQRSALAGIRARLNGDEVLTPERQRETRSLALTAALRLWAEAGGAGARKPQPSSVAEAERAARRFVELHGDLPITAISKAHARAFRDALVRLPKALPARIGRLPLPELLKQDLGQYPRRNAQTVNKTLALLSGVLARAERDGHFEALPAWTNPFHVGFDVAPAEREPYEPFSAAELQRLFASPVYAQAERPLGGQGEAAYWFPLIALFSGARRTEIAQLKVGDVRQGEAGIWYIDITNEGADQNLKTMSSARSVPVHHELIRLGLLDVVAAQARVQPPSAPLWPSFAPPIDPKVKAWTKWFGRYLGVHVVDSAAKTFHSFRHTFKRACREAGLSEEVHNALTGHAGGGVGRRYGRERRADGTLDCGISLARLQIEIDKVGYRDVALPRPNSERIRFKRAAN; translated from the coding sequence ATGGGCCGCATGAAGTTCGTTCAACGCCGCGCTGGCCGTTACGAGTTTCGCTTCCCCCTGCCCGACGATCTCGCCGGCAAACCAGTCCCGCCTCCCTGGCCGGAGACGCTGACGGCTTTCGTCAATGCGCGGGCTGGGCGCTTCAAGACCGAGCTCGTCCGCTCGCTGCAAACCAATGACGGCCGGACCGCCGACCGACGCGTCCTAGCCCACATTGCCGAGGCGCACCGGCTCGTCGATCAAGCGCGGCGCTTCCTTCGCGACGGGCCGGCCGCTGGCATCAGCGCGGATCAGATCGCCGCTTTGGCGCGCGACCACGAGATCCACCTCCTCGCCACGGATGAGACGATCCGGGCGAAAGGCGTCGGCCTCGACATGGCTCACGAGGATGGTCAAGGCCATCACGATGGGCTCGGCATGACGGCAGACGACCTGCACGCCTATCAGATTCTCGTCGATGAGCTGGATCGCCATACCCGGCAGCAAGCGGCGCAGATGCGAGCCGGCGAATCCACCAGCGCATTCGTCAACCGCGCGGTAGAGGCCCGAGGCGTCATCCTGTCACCGGACGATCCCGCTTGGCGGCAGCTCGAACTCGCCTTCGTCAAGGCTCAGCGCAGCGCCCTTGCCGGCATCCGGGCACGGCTCAATGGCGACGAGGTGCTGACTCCGGAGCGGCAACGTGAGACACGCAGCTTGGCGCTGACGGCGGCCTTGAGGCTGTGGGCGGAGGCGGGCGGCGCGGGCGCGAGGAAGCCTCAGCCATCGTCCGTCGCTGAGGCCGAGCGGGCCGCACGGCGCTTTGTCGAACTCCACGGCGACCTGCCGATCACCGCCATTAGCAAGGCCCACGCCCGCGCCTTCCGCGATGCGCTGGTCCGGCTGCCGAAGGCGCTGCCCGCCCGCATCGGGCGGCTGCCGCTGCCGGAGTTGCTGAAGCAGGATCTCGGCCAGTACCCTCGGCGCAACGCGCAGACGGTTAACAAGACCTTGGCGCTACTCAGCGGCGTGCTGGCCCGCGCCGAACGCGATGGTCATTTCGAGGCGTTGCCGGCTTGGACGAACCCGTTCCACGTCGGCTTCGACGTCGCCCCGGCCGAGCGCGAACCCTATGAGCCTTTCAGCGCGGCCGAGTTACAACGCCTGTTCGCCTCGCCAGTCTACGCACAGGCTGAGCGTCCGCTTGGTGGTCAGGGTGAGGCGGCCTACTGGTTCCCGCTGATCGCCCTGTTCAGCGGTGCCCGGCGCACCGAGATAGCACAGCTCAAGGTCGGCGATGTCCGTCAGGGGGAGGCGGGCATCTGGTACATCGACATCACCAACGAGGGTGCCGATCAGAACCTCAAGACTATGTCATCCGCCCGCTCGGTGCCGGTTCACCATGAACTAATCCGGCTCGGGCTGCTGGACGTGGTTGCGGCTCAGGCGAGGGTGCAGCCGCCGAGCGCGCCCCTCTGGCCGTCGTTTGCCCCACCCATCGATCCGAAGGTCAAGGCGTGGACGAAATGGTTCGGGCGCTACCTCGGCGTGCATGTCGTTGATAGCGCAGCCAAGACATTCCACTCGTTCAGGCACACCTTCAAGCGGGCATGCCGCGAGGCGGGCTTGAGCGAGGAGGTGCACAACGCACTGACTGGTCACGCGGGTGGCGGAGTCGGCCGCCGCTACGGCCGTGAGCGGCGAGCTGACGGAACTCTCGATTGCGGGATCTCGTTGGCTCGGTTGCAAATTGAAATTGATAAAGTCGGCTATCGCGACGTTGCGCTCCCGCGTCCTAACAGCGAGAGGATTAGATTCAAGCGCGCAGCAAACTGA
- a CDS encoding DUF2235 domain-containing protein: MKRLAIFLDGTWNTLGNNTNVWRLKSLCDPAAPDQHVYYGQGVGTRLLEKWRGGVGGHGLDDEILDAYAWLVQIYEPSDAIFIFGFSRGAYAARSLSGLIAKCGVLRPGAPLSLEQLYARYRRGNEKTIRTLLGAPANAPSSLEERWVAACCHAADIEFVGVFDTVGSMGSPVSSLSSRIARYRFLDTHLYRWNRRAFHALALDEHRRSFEPTFWTRTIENTTPAAGPTRSLDEVEQRWFVGAHANVGGGYPSDILAQAPLKWLMDKAALAGLRFRPGFETDASDATAPIADSYAQFMPAPLRMIARPFDRPVGSPPRVGSTKTTSRINETIDGSVFERWRANPAYRPQNLSEWSKRLGVDPASRAGSVRAADGALLAAQGPQIG, from the coding sequence ATGAAGCGGCTGGCCATCTTCCTCGACGGCACCTGGAATACACTCGGCAACAACACGAACGTCTGGCGCCTCAAGTCGCTCTGCGACCCGGCGGCCCCGGACCAGCATGTCTACTACGGGCAGGGCGTCGGCACCCGCCTGCTCGAGAAGTGGCGCGGCGGCGTCGGAGGGCACGGCCTGGACGACGAGATCCTCGATGCCTACGCTTGGCTCGTCCAGATCTACGAGCCCAGCGACGCGATCTTCATCTTCGGGTTCAGCCGGGGCGCCTATGCCGCCAGAAGCCTCTCGGGGCTGATCGCCAAGTGCGGCGTGTTGCGCCCGGGAGCTCCGCTCTCGCTCGAGCAGCTCTACGCCCGCTACCGGCGCGGAAACGAGAAGACGATCAGAACCCTCCTGGGCGCCCCTGCTAACGCGCCGTCGAGCCTTGAGGAGCGTTGGGTCGCCGCCTGCTGCCATGCCGCCGACATCGAGTTCGTCGGCGTGTTCGATACCGTCGGCTCGATGGGCAGCCCAGTGTCGAGCCTGTCGTCGCGCATCGCCAGATATCGCTTCCTCGACACCCACCTCTATCGCTGGAACAGGCGTGCCTTCCACGCGCTCGCCCTCGACGAGCATCGCCGTTCCTTCGAACCAACGTTCTGGACCCGCACGATCGAGAACACGACGCCGGCCGCAGGACCGACCCGGTCGCTCGACGAAGTCGAACAGCGCTGGTTCGTCGGTGCACATGCGAACGTGGGCGGAGGCTATCCGAGCGACATCCTCGCCCAGGCGCCTCTGAAATGGCTGATGGACAAGGCGGCGCTCGCTGGACTCCGGTTCCGCCCAGGTTTCGAGACCGACGCGTCGGATGCGACGGCGCCGATCGCGGATTCCTATGCCCAGTTCATGCCCGCTCCCCTCCGCATGATCGCACGTCCCTTCGATCGGCCGGTGGGGTCGCCGCCAAGGGTCGGATCCACGAAGACGACCTCCCGCATCAACGAGACCATCGACGGAAGCGTCTTCGAACGATGGCGTGCGAACCCCGCCTACCGACCTCAGAATCTGTCGGAGTGGTCGAAGCGGCTGGGGGTCGATCCGGCCAGCCGGGCGGGGTCTGTCCGAGCAGCCGACGGAGCGCTCCTCGCCGCGCAGGGACCGCAGATCGGCTAA
- a CDS encoding DUF6527 family protein — translation MTRHRRLEHRFVDLLPDRLDPGVLYVSMEYGTVAHSCCCGCGTDVYTPLTPTDWSMTYDGDTVSLNPSVGNWHQPCRSHYVIRKGKVIEAGPWSDEQIAAERERDLAAKARHYGSGPAASPPAGPPPPEKQTGLLERLKRYLARRF, via the coding sequence ATGACGCGGCACCGGCGCCTCGAGCATCGCTTCGTCGATCTACTCCCGGATCGGCTAGATCCGGGAGTGCTCTACGTCTCGATGGAGTACGGCACGGTCGCCCACAGCTGCTGCTGCGGCTGCGGCACCGACGTCTACACGCCCCTCACGCCGACGGACTGGTCCATGACCTACGACGGCGACACGGTCAGCCTGAACCCGTCCGTCGGCAACTGGCATCAGCCTTGCCGATCCCACTACGTCATCCGGAAGGGCAAGGTCATCGAGGCCGGCCCCTGGAGCGACGAGCAGATCGCCGCAGAGCGGGAGCGAGATCTTGCGGCGAAGGCCCGTCACTACGGATCCGGGCCGGCCGCGAGCCCGCCGGCCGGACCGCCTCCGCCGGAGAAGCAGACCGGGCTCCTGGAACGGCTGAAGCGGTATCTGGCCCGCAGATTCTAG
- a CDS encoding ThiF family adenylyltransferase, whose protein sequence is MSPAPFRASPDLKRLRDEGYCVQIVGGYLVMREVPYVDAQRRIRRGTLISNLLLAGDVARRPDAEVNGHVVHLDGDYPCDATGRPIDAIRYQSCPQRWGHGLASRHSFSSKPDGGYADYFEKMATYAGILSGPALQIDPTADPRVYRSPEDEGEEGVFRYIETASGRARIGALTEKLCGKVAIIGLGGSGGYVLDLVAKTPVSEIRLFDGDDFLQHNAFRAPGAPSIEDLREVPRKVDHFAGIYSNMHRGISAHSVALDETNLYLLDGIDFAFICVDSGEAKRLIMQKLEEIGASFIDCGMGLELVDGTLGGILRVTASTPGARDRIGRHVSFAGGGDEDVYASNIQVADLNALNAIMAVVKWKKLKGFYRDFEGELHSTYTTDGNLLVNEVAA, encoded by the coding sequence ATGTCACCCGCACCGTTCAGAGCTAGTCCGGACCTCAAGCGTCTTCGCGACGAAGGCTATTGCGTCCAGATCGTCGGCGGGTACCTCGTCATGCGCGAAGTCCCGTACGTGGACGCGCAGCGGCGGATCCGCAGAGGCACGCTCATCTCGAACCTTCTTCTGGCGGGCGACGTCGCCCGCCGACCGGATGCGGAAGTGAACGGTCACGTCGTCCATCTCGATGGCGACTACCCTTGCGACGCGACCGGCAGGCCCATCGATGCGATCCGCTACCAGAGCTGCCCGCAGCGGTGGGGTCACGGTCTTGCGTCCCGGCACTCCTTCTCCAGCAAGCCCGACGGCGGCTATGCCGACTACTTCGAGAAGATGGCGACCTACGCCGGCATCCTCTCCGGGCCGGCGTTACAGATCGATCCGACGGCGGACCCGCGAGTCTACCGCTCGCCCGAGGACGAAGGCGAGGAGGGCGTCTTCAGATACATCGAGACGGCCTCGGGCCGGGCCCGGATCGGCGCTCTCACGGAGAAGCTCTGCGGCAAAGTGGCGATCATCGGGCTCGGCGGTTCGGGCGGATACGTCCTGGATCTCGTCGCGAAGACGCCGGTCTCGGAGATCCGCCTCTTCGACGGCGACGATTTCCTTCAGCACAACGCGTTTCGGGCCCCCGGCGCGCCTTCGATCGAGGATCTGCGGGAGGTCCCCAGGAAGGTCGACCACTTCGCGGGCATCTACTCGAACATGCATCGCGGCATCTCGGCCCATTCGGTCGCGCTCGACGAAACCAATCTCTACCTGCTCGACGGCATCGACTTCGCCTTCATCTGCGTCGACTCCGGCGAGGCCAAACGCCTGATCATGCAAAAGCTCGAGGAGATCGGCGCGTCGTTCATCGACTGCGGCATGGGGCTCGAACTCGTCGACGGGACGCTCGGCGGCATCCTCCGGGTCACCGCCAGCACGCCCGGCGCACGGGATCGCATCGGGCGGCACGTCTCCTTCGCCGGCGGCGGCGACGAAGACGTCTATGCATCGAACATCCAGGTCGCCGACCTGAATGCGCTCAACGCCATCATGGCGGTCGTGAAGTGGAAAAAGCTCAAGGGGTTCTACCGGGACTTCGAAGGCGAACTCCACAGCACCTACACGACCGACGGCAACCTGCTGGTGAACGAGGTGGCGGCATGA
- a CDS encoding multiubiquitin domain-containing protein translates to MPPLPDRGHDDRHDTYRIELAYGNLQFRPLRIPDPVPEGSLILREAGLHPPDDFSLFAILQTGDFENVRSNETFDLRGRGVGRFVAFRSDRDFRFVVRDARITWGKPEIAGADLYALAAPGADEAVFLDVPGGTDRLIEPDETFDLTAPGVERFVVARKPPTEIEIIVNARPHTVVGFRVTFEQIVRLAFPGSAPAANVVFTMTYQRAASEPHAGSLTAGGAVDVKNGSRFNVTRTVQS, encoded by the coding sequence ATGCCTCCCCTTCCCGACCGCGGTCACGACGACCGCCACGACACCTACCGCATCGAACTGGCGTACGGGAACCTGCAGTTCCGTCCGCTTCGGATCCCCGATCCCGTCCCCGAGGGCAGCCTGATCCTCCGCGAGGCCGGACTGCACCCTCCCGACGACTTCAGTCTGTTCGCGATCCTGCAGACTGGCGACTTCGAGAATGTCCGTTCCAACGAGACGTTCGATCTGCGCGGTCGCGGCGTCGGGCGCTTCGTCGCATTCCGCTCCGACCGCGACTTCCGCTTCGTGGTACGGGACGCCCGGATCACCTGGGGCAAGCCCGAGATCGCCGGCGCCGACCTCTATGCCTTGGCGGCGCCCGGCGCCGACGAGGCGGTTTTCCTCGATGTTCCGGGCGGCACCGACCGGCTGATCGAGCCCGACGAGACCTTCGATCTCACCGCACCCGGCGTCGAGCGCTTCGTCGTGGCGCGCAAGCCGCCGACCGAGATCGAAATCATCGTCAATGCCCGGCCCCACACGGTCGTCGGCTTCCGGGTTACGTTCGAGCAGATCGTGCGGCTCGCGTTCCCGGGCTCCGCCCCGGCGGCGAACGTCGTGTTCACCATGACCTACCAGCGCGCGGCGTCCGAGCCGCATGCCGGGAGCCTGACGGCAGGCGGCGCCGTGGACGTCAAGAACGGGAGCCGGTTCAATGTCACCCGCACCGTTCAGAGCTAG
- a CDS encoding HipA domain-containing protein gives MRIAGNLTRDVQEVRQIFRRMIFNVFAHNRDDHAKNHAFQMSSDGRWTTAPAYDLTCSVGPCGEHNLAVAGESRNPGEPEIMKVAAEASISPADARAVVEEVREAIGR, from the coding sequence ATGAGAATCGCGGGCAACCTGACGCGAGACGTCCAGGAGGTCCGGCAGATCTTCCGCCGCATGATATTCAACGTGTTCGCCCACAACCGGGATGACCACGCCAAAAACCACGCCTTCCAGATGTCGTCCGACGGGCGCTGGACGACCGCTCCCGCCTATGACCTCACCTGTTCGGTGGGACCCTGCGGCGAACACAATCTCGCCGTCGCCGGCGAAAGCCGAAATCCCGGCGAGCCAGAGATCATGAAGGTCGCCGCCGAAGCATCCATTTCTCCGGCCGACGCCAGGGCGGTCGTCGAAGAAGTCCGCGAGGCGATCGGGCGATAG